The segment ACGTGTCCCTGATGGCCTATCTGCTGTACCGCGCCGTGCGCTACGTGGAAGGCCCATCCGTGCGCAATGCGGCCCTGCTGGGCCTGGCACTGGGCGGCCTGACCCTCGCGCGCGGCTGGATCACGCCGGCGGCGCTGAGCATCGCCCTGCTGCTGTGCACCGTCTTCCTGCGCCTGCCGCTGCTGCGCAGCGTGCGCCACCTGGCGCTGGCCATCATGATCGGCGCCGCGCTGACCCTCGTCTGGCTGCTGCCGGGCGAATGGCTGCGTCCGTACGGCCACTCGCCGCTGCAAGCGTGGATGGAGTGGAATTGCCGCCAGTTCAGCGCGCCGAGCCTGAAAAGCCTCCAGTATTTCTTGCGTGTCGGCATCTGGTTCTTCTGGCCCGCCTGGCCGTTCGCCGCCTGGGCCGTGTACGCCTGGCGCCGCCAGCACCACGTGCTGCACATCGTCGTGCCGCTGACCTTTGTCGCCATGCTGGCCATCCTGGGCCTGTGCCATCCCGATCCCGACCCGAGCCAGCTGCTGCCGCTGCTGCCGCCGCTGGCCGTGATGGCCGCGTTCGGCCTGCTGACCATGAAACGGGGCGCCATCAACGCCATCGACTGGTTCTCCGTGATGGTGCTGACCATCTGCGCCCTCGCGCTGTGGCTGTTCTGGTTCGCCATCCTGACGGGCTGGCCGCCGAAACTGTCGCACAATGCCCTGAAACTGATGCCCGGCTTCAAGCCCGAACTGGACTTGCTGGCCTTCTTCGTCGCCGCCTGCGCCAGCGCGGGCTGGGTGGCGCTGGTGCACTGGCGCATCTCGCGCCAGCCGGCCGTGCTGTGGCGCGCCGTGGTGCTGTCGTCCGGCGGCCTGATCCTGATCTGGGTGCTGATCATGACCTTGTTCCTGCCGCCGCTGAACTACAGCAAGAGCTACGCCAGCGTGGCGCACCAGATTTCCGTCCACCTGCCGCCGGGCAGCAAATGCATCAACAGCAACGTCGGCCCCGCCCAGCGCGCCTCGTTCGCCTACTTCGGCCACCTGCCGTTTGCCAGCGTGGGCCAGCAGCAATGCGATGTGTTCTTGTTGCAAGACAGCATCAAGGTTCCCGACAACAAGGAAAAGCTGCCCGAGCATCACGGCGCGGACTGGATCAAGCTGTGGGAAGGGCGCCGCCCCACGGACGACGTGGAACGTTTCCGCCTGTACCAGCGCGTCAGGTAAGCAGCAAAAAACCGGGGCTAGCCCCGGTTTTTTCATGTCCGGCGGACAATTACCGGCCACAGGAAAAGTGTTGCCTTAAAATATAGTTAATTACCTAAATTGAACTAACATTGTTTTTTATATTATAATAGCGGACTGCGCGATGGCGGTGTCTTGCTTTCCCGCCCTATTCGTCCCCCAATTCACTATGAGATTGTCCATGAAATTATTTGCTACCCGCACCTTGCCGCTCATCAGCGCCGCCCTGTTCGCTTTCTCCTTCAGCGCGTCGGCCCAGGCCACCGTGGTTGACCTCGGCGTCGCCAATGGCTACTCGGCCTTTATCTTCGGCAACATCGGCAGCAGCGGCGCCAGCGGCTTTACCAGCGTCGGCGGCAGCATTGCCGCTGGCGGCAATATCTACCTGGACAACTACAATGTCGGCACGAATAAAAAGCCAGGCAGCGCCGTCAATTCGGTGGTTGCTGGCGGCAACCTGAACACGGGCTGGGGCACGCTCAGCGGTTCGGCCGTGTACGGCGTCAGCAACCCCAACGCCACCCTGACGGCACCACAGTGGTTCCCAACGAACAACATCAGCAAAGGCAACGCGTCCACCCTGGACTTCGCGGGCGCCAAGCAGCAATTGACGACCCTGTCGGGCGACGTGGCCAAGCTGCAATCGAACGGTACCGTGATCTCGCAGTACGGCAACATGACCCTGGTGGGCAACGTCAACGCCGACGTGAATATTTTCAACATCGATGCGTCGAACCTGCATAACCTGACCCTGGACCTGTCCTCGCTGAAAAGCACGGCCAGCATCATCATCAACGGCACGGCGACCAACATCACCATGAGCGGCGGCTTCGACAATTTCGCCAGCTTCGCCAACCGTACGCTGTTCAACTTCGCCAACGCCACCACCACCAACCTGCAAAACGTCGGCATCAACGGCAGCATCCTGGCACCGAACAGCGCATTCTCGGGTTCGGGCGACATGAACGGCACCCTGATCGCCAATTCCGTCAGCTCGGTCAATTATGGCCACGTCGCGATGAACGGCTCCGGCTTCAACACGGTCAACGTATCGGCCGTTCCTGAGCCAGGCACCTACGCCATGCTGCTGGCCGGCCTGGGCTTGCTGGCGTTCATGCGCCGCCGCACGCCAGCGCGCGCACCGCAAGCCGCGATGGCCTGAGCTTTACGCTGAACCAATGCAAAACACCGGGCCGCGCGAGCGTCCCGGTGTTTTTTTATGTGCCCGCAAAAAACTTATTCCGTGCTCAGCCCCAGATCCGTCGCCACCTGCTTGCGCAATACATATTTCTGGATCTTGCCCGTCACCGTCATGGGGAATTCCTCGACGAAGCGCACGTAGCGGGGAATCTTGTAATAGGCGATCTGCCCATCGCAAAAGGCGCGGATGTCCTCGCTGGTGGCCTGCGTACCGGGACGCAAGATGATGCAGGCACACAGTTCTTCGCCATACTTGGCATCCGGCACGCCCACGCATTGCACGTCGAGCACGCTCGGGTGGCGATACAGGAATTCCTCGACTTCGCGCGGGTAGATGTTTTCACCGCCGCGTATCACCATATCCTTCGAACGGCCGACGATGCTGCAAAAGCCGTTGTCATCGATCACGGCCAGGTCGCCCGTGTGCATCCAGCGCGCCGCGTCGATGGCCTCACTGGTTTTTTCAGGGTCGCCCCAGTAGCCCTGCATCACGGAATAGCCGCGCGTGAGCAATTCGCCCTTCTCGCCGCGCGGCACGATGCGCCCTTCCGCATCGATGATTTTCACTTCCAGGTGCGGGTGGACCCGGCCGATGGACGACACGCGCATTTCTCGCGGGTCGTCGATCGACGTCTGGAAGCTGACGGGCGACGTTTCCGTCATGCCATACGCAATCGTGATCTCGGCCATGTGCATCAGCTCGATGACCCGCGTCATGACTTCCATCGGGCAGGGCGAGCCGGCCATGATGCCGGTGCGCAAGTTGGATAAGTCGTATTGCTTGAAGTCGGGATGGTCGAGGATGGCGATGAACATCGTCGGCACGCCGTGCAAGCCCGTGCAGCGCTCGGCCTGCACGGTTTCCAGCACGGCTTTCGGATCGAAGCCTTCGCCGGGAAACACCATGGCCGCGCCATGCGTGACGCAGGCCAGGTTGCCCAGCACCATGCCGAAACAGTGGTACAGGGGCACGGGTATGCACAGGCGGTCCCGTTCGGTGAGGCGCATGGCTACACCAATGAAAAAGCCGTTGTTGAGGATATTATGATGCGTCAAGGTGGCGCCTTTCGGCGCGCCTGTGGTGCCGGACGTGAACTGAATGTTGACGGCGTCGTCAAACTGCAAGCCAGCGCTCACTTCCTCCAGGTGCGCCAGGTCGGCATCCGTGATGCCGTCCATCAGGGCGTCGAAGTTGTGCATGCCCGGCGTGGCGGCCGCGCCCAGGCGGATGACGTGGCGCAATTGCGGCAGGCGCGGCGACTGCAGGGCGCCGGCGCGCGCACGGGCGATTTCCGGCACCACGTCCTGCACGATGGCCAGGTAATCGCTGGACTTGAAGCTGGGCGACAGGATCAGCGCGCTGCACTGCACCTTGTCGAGCACGTATTCGAGTTCCGAGCGGCGGTAGGCGGGGTTGATGTTGACCATGATCAAGCCGGCTTTCGCCGTGGCAAACTGCGTGAGCACCCATTCGGCGCAGTTCTGCGACCAGATGCCGACCCGGTCGCCCGGCTGCAAGCCCAGTTTCAGCAGGCCGGCGGCCAGGCGGTGCACGCGCTGCTGGAATTCAAGGTACGTCCAGCGCACGTTCTGGTGCGCCACGATCAGGGCGTCGTGCTGGCCGTAGCGGGCGGCGATGCCGTCCAGGTAGGCGCCTATCGTTTCGCCGATCAACGGCGTCTCGTGGGCGCCGTGTACATAACTGATTGCTTGCATGCTGTCTCCGGTGTGGGTGGCGCGGCGCGCTCTTGTTATCGTCTTCGATGCAGAAAATTATAGCCGC is part of the Janthinobacterium sp. 67 genome and harbors:
- a CDS encoding choice-of-anchor A family protein, giving the protein MKLFATRTLPLISAALFAFSFSASAQATVVDLGVANGYSAFIFGNIGSSGASGFTSVGGSIAAGGNIYLDNYNVGTNKKPGSAVNSVVAGGNLNTGWGTLSGSAVYGVSNPNATLTAPQWFPTNNISKGNASTLDFAGAKQQLTTLSGDVAKLQSNGTVISQYGNMTLVGNVNADVNIFNIDASNLHNLTLDLSSLKSTASIIINGTATNITMSGGFDNFASFANRTLFNFANATTTNLQNVGINGSILAPNSAFSGSGDMNGTLIANSVSSVNYGHVAMNGSGFNTVNVSAVPEPGTYAMLLAGLGLLAFMRRRTPARAPQAAMA
- a CDS encoding ArnT family glycosyltransferase produces the protein MKPVRLPAAATLALPRWALFALGLLYILPGLIGREPWKNDDAASFGIMWTMAHGGLNDWLWPNVAGLSLPDEGPLAFWLGAIFIKLFGWIDGDVFGARMSTIGIFVVSTLSVWYTAFNLGRRNDAQPLRLAFGGQPEPDDFGRTLADAAVLIYLGCLGLLQHSHDITAEALYVSLMAYLLYRAVRYVEGPSVRNAALLGLALGGLTLARGWITPAALSIALLLCTVFLRLPLLRSVRHLALAIMIGAALTLVWLLPGEWLRPYGHSPLQAWMEWNCRQFSAPSLKSLQYFLRVGIWFFWPAWPFAAWAVYAWRRQHHVLHIVVPLTFVAMLAILGLCHPDPDPSQLLPLLPPLAVMAAFGLLTMKRGAINAIDWFSVMVLTICALALWLFWFAILTGWPPKLSHNALKLMPGFKPELDLLAFFVAACASAGWVALVHWRISRQPAVLWRAVVLSSGGLILIWVLIMTLFLPPLNYSKSYASVAHQISVHLPPGSKCINSNVGPAQRASFAYFGHLPFASVGQQQCDVFLLQDSIKVPDNKEKLPEHHGADWIKLWEGRRPTDDVERFRLYQRVR
- a CDS encoding AMP-binding protein; this encodes MQAISYVHGAHETPLIGETIGAYLDGIAARYGQHDALIVAHQNVRWTYLEFQQRVHRLAAGLLKLGLQPGDRVGIWSQNCAEWVLTQFATAKAGLIMVNINPAYRRSELEYVLDKVQCSALILSPSFKSSDYLAIVQDVVPEIARARAGALQSPRLPQLRHVIRLGAAATPGMHNFDALMDGITDADLAHLEEVSAGLQFDDAVNIQFTSGTTGAPKGATLTHHNILNNGFFIGVAMRLTERDRLCIPVPLYHCFGMVLGNLACVTHGAAMVFPGEGFDPKAVLETVQAERCTGLHGVPTMFIAILDHPDFKQYDLSNLRTGIMAGSPCPMEVMTRVIELMHMAEITIAYGMTETSPVSFQTSIDDPREMRVSSIGRVHPHLEVKIIDAEGRIVPRGEKGELLTRGYSVMQGYWGDPEKTSEAIDAARWMHTGDLAVIDDNGFCSIVGRSKDMVIRGGENIYPREVEEFLYRHPSVLDVQCVGVPDAKYGEELCACIILRPGTQATSEDIRAFCDGQIAYYKIPRYVRFVEEFPMTVTGKIQKYVLRKQVATDLGLSTE